A DNA window from Agrobacterium vaccinii contains the following coding sequences:
- a CDS encoding Hcp family type VI secretion system effector has protein sequence MPIYLQLDGIQGDATHEEHRKWMDIEAIHWNVTRNMNTSAGSATNREASEPTISEVILTKVSDSSSTKLFQEACSGRQGKLATIHLVTTGDPGNTYIQYLLTNTLIASYSIDSSGDRPVETVRLNFTKMEVKYTPADENNTPQAPMIASYDLATTKAG, from the coding sequence ATGCCAATTTATTTGCAGCTCGACGGTATTCAGGGCGATGCGACCCATGAGGAACACCGCAAGTGGATGGATATCGAAGCCATTCACTGGAACGTAACACGCAACATGAACACATCTGCCGGTTCTGCGACGAACCGTGAAGCTTCTGAGCCCACGATTTCGGAAGTCATCCTGACCAAAGTCAGCGACTCGTCTTCCACGAAGCTGTTCCAGGAAGCATGCTCCGGTCGTCAGGGCAAACTCGCGACGATCCACCTCGTCACGACTGGCGATCCAGGTAACACGTACATCCAGTACCTGCTGACGAACACTCTGATTGCCAGCTACTCCATCGACTCCAGCGGTGACCGCCCTGTTGAGACAGTACGGCTCAACTTCACCAAGATGGAAGTCAAGTACACACCTGCTGATGAAAACAACACACCGCAGGCACCAATGATCGCATCTTACGATCTGGCGACGACAAAGGCTGGCTAA
- a CDS encoding sugar kinase: protein MGETRHFGKHVLCVGAAVLDTLFRVHDMPTGQGKVLPYEMLQIAEGMASSAAYTVHRMGGRSSLWGAVGDDETGVRILRELTESGTDTSGMTIAKGARSALSTIIIDDNGERLIVPFYDPKLHDTRRPCTEGDIAPFDAVLVDVRWPELALDVLTVARALGKPAILDGDVAPVDILEMLAPAASHIIFSEPAAERLTGTADVAAMLYILHERYPQTFLAVTAGPGGCYWCEPCEATVHHQLTMAVKAIDTLAAGDVFHGTFALAIAEGMQSRPAIQLSSVAAALKCTVFGGRAGTPTRAETETQLHAWLSEQR from the coding sequence ATGGGTGAGACCAGACATTTCGGCAAGCATGTGCTGTGCGTCGGTGCAGCCGTGCTGGACACACTCTTTCGCGTGCACGACATGCCAACCGGTCAAGGCAAAGTGCTGCCATACGAGATGCTGCAAATTGCCGAAGGCATGGCGTCGAGCGCGGCCTACACCGTCCACCGCATGGGTGGCCGGTCCAGTCTGTGGGGTGCGGTCGGTGACGATGAAACGGGCGTACGCATTCTGCGTGAACTCACGGAAAGTGGCACCGACACATCCGGCATGACAATCGCGAAGGGCGCACGTTCCGCTCTGTCCACGATCATCATCGATGATAACGGCGAGCGGCTGATCGTGCCATTCTACGATCCCAAGCTCCATGACACCAGACGACCCTGCACAGAAGGTGACATAGCACCCTTCGATGCAGTGTTGGTGGACGTGCGCTGGCCGGAACTGGCGCTTGATGTGCTCACCGTCGCGCGCGCACTCGGCAAGCCCGCCATTCTGGATGGAGATGTTGCTCCGGTCGATATACTGGAAATGCTGGCGCCAGCCGCCTCACACATCATTTTCTCAGAACCCGCGGCAGAGCGTCTGACCGGCACCGCAGACGTTGCTGCTATGCTGTATATCCTACACGAGCGCTATCCGCAGACCTTCCTTGCGGTAACAGCAGGTCCCGGCGGTTGCTATTGGTGCGAACCCTGCGAAGCCACAGTTCATCACCAGCTCACGATGGCGGTAAAAGCCATCGACACATTGGCGGCGGGCGACGTCTTTCACGGCACATTCGCACTGGCCATCGCTGAAGGCATGCAAAGCCGTCCCGCAATCCAGCTTTCATCGGTTGCCGCTGCCCTGAAATGCACAGTTTTCGGCGGTCGCGCAGGAACGCCAACACGCGCTGAGACAGAGACCCAGCTTCATGCCTGGCTTTCAGAGCAGCGTTGA
- a CDS encoding ABC transporter ATP-binding protein, with translation MAPVNIQNVQKRFGAVNVIQGIDIDIDDGEFVVLVGPSGCGKSTLLRMIAGLEEVSGGEIHIGAREVSNLRARDRDIAMVFQNYALYPHMTVKENMGFALKLKKVSADETAAKVNNAAGILGLDKLLDRYPRQLSGGQRQRVAMGRALVRDPQVFLFDEPLSNLDAKLRVQMRGEIKALHQRIGTTTIYVTHDQVEAMTMADKIVVLHDGVIEQIGAPLELYDRPANLFVAGFIGSPAMNFIRGHVEEGVFRTAKGLTLPLPQTANPAELGGRDLVYGIRPEHIRAATDGIEGRVEIVEGTGSEIYAKLNCGGEDISCLFRERLNIRFGDTVRIAIDPASVHLFDKNTGKRI, from the coding sequence ATGGCACCGGTCAATATTCAGAACGTCCAAAAGCGCTTCGGCGCCGTCAACGTCATCCAAGGCATCGATATCGATATCGATGACGGCGAATTCGTCGTCCTCGTTGGCCCCTCCGGCTGCGGGAAATCGACACTGTTGCGCATGATTGCGGGCCTTGAGGAGGTCAGCGGCGGCGAAATCCATATCGGCGCGCGCGAGGTCAGCAATCTGCGCGCTCGTGACCGCGATATTGCCATGGTGTTTCAGAATTACGCTCTCTATCCGCACATGACGGTCAAGGAGAATATGGGCTTTGCCCTGAAGCTCAAAAAGGTCAGTGCGGACGAAACCGCCGCCAAGGTCAACAATGCCGCTGGCATTCTGGGCCTCGACAAATTGCTGGACCGTTATCCCCGCCAGCTCTCCGGCGGCCAGCGCCAGCGCGTTGCCATGGGCCGCGCACTGGTGCGCGACCCGCAGGTCTTCCTGTTCGACGAGCCGTTGTCCAACCTCGATGCCAAGCTGCGCGTGCAGATGCGCGGCGAGATCAAGGCTCTCCACCAGCGCATCGGCACCACCACAATCTACGTGACGCACGACCAGGTGGAAGCCATGACAATGGCCGACAAGATCGTTGTGCTGCATGACGGCGTCATCGAGCAGATCGGCGCGCCGCTGGAGCTTTATGATCGTCCCGCCAACCTCTTCGTTGCTGGCTTCATCGGCTCTCCCGCCATGAACTTCATTCGTGGACATGTTGAAGAGGGCGTTTTCCGCACGGCGAAGGGTCTCACCCTACCGCTGCCACAGACGGCGAACCCGGCAGAGCTTGGTGGACGCGATCTCGTTTACGGCATTCGCCCGGAGCACATCAGGGCAGCTACAGACGGCATCGAGGGCCGGGTGGAAATCGTTGAGGGGACCGGCTCGGAAATCTACGCCAAACTCAATTGCGGCGGGGAGGATATTTCTTGCCTGTTCCGCGAAAGATTGAACATTCGCTTTGGGGATACCGTTCGTATTGCCATCGACCCGGCCTCCGTCCATCTGTTCGACAAAAACACGGGAAAGCGGATCTGA
- a CDS encoding carbohydrate ABC transporter permease, which produces MKRKTLDQIGLFFVALVMISPVILFFLWMISLSLKYEIDNGAYPPILIPERFAWSNYVKVFEENNFFLYFWNSVLVTGAATFLALVIGVPAGYGIARLKAEKAAIVIMIARMTPGLSFLIPLFLLFQWLNLLGTLWPQIIIHLVVTVPIVVWIMIGYFETTPKELEEAASIDGASSWQVFRLVALPIAKPGIVVSFILAVIFSWNNFVFGIVLASRETRTLPVAVYNMLSFEQVSWGPLAAAALIVTLPVLLLTMFAQKQIVAGLTAGAVKGG; this is translated from the coding sequence ATGAAACGCAAAACACTCGACCAGATCGGCCTCTTCTTCGTCGCCCTTGTGATGATCTCGCCCGTCATTCTGTTCTTCCTCTGGATGATCTCGCTGTCGCTGAAATACGAGATCGACAACGGTGCCTATCCGCCCATTCTCATTCCAGAACGTTTCGCATGGTCGAACTATGTAAAGGTGTTCGAGGAGAATAACTTCTTCCTCTATTTCTGGAATTCCGTGCTCGTTACGGGTGCTGCCACCTTCCTCGCCCTCGTTATCGGCGTACCCGCCGGTTACGGCATCGCGCGATTGAAGGCGGAGAAAGCGGCTATCGTTATCATGATCGCGCGCATGACGCCCGGCCTCTCCTTCCTCATTCCGCTGTTTCTCCTGTTCCAATGGCTGAACCTGCTCGGCACGCTGTGGCCGCAGATCATCATCCATCTGGTCGTTACCGTGCCCATCGTTGTCTGGATCATGATCGGCTATTTCGAGACGACGCCGAAAGAACTCGAGGAAGCAGCGAGCATCGACGGCGCATCGTCATGGCAAGTCTTCCGCCTAGTGGCTCTGCCCATCGCCAAGCCCGGCATCGTCGTGTCCTTCATTCTTGCCGTCATCTTCTCCTGGAACAACTTCGTCTTCGGCATCGTGCTGGCCAGCCGTGAAACGCGCACCCTGCCCGTCGCGGTCTACAATATGTTGTCCTTCGAGCAGGTCAGTTGGGGTCCGCTGGCGGCAGCGGCGCTGATCGTCACGCTTCCGGTGCTGTTGCTCACCATGTTCGCGCAGAAACAGATCGTAGCCGGCCTCACCGCTGGCGCCGTCAAGGGCGGTTAA
- a CDS encoding carbohydrate ABC transporter permease, whose translation MVSVSIENTTKTTKLVRRSKPTRLAPNYWPFVIPALIVIAAVIVFPWVFTLWMSAQRWTLGQEQSFIGFDNYIRLASDARFWESLWHTLVYTTLSVVAPLFLGTLAALLFDAQFPLRGFLRGVFVMPMMATPVAIALVWTMMFHPQLGVLNYLLSFIGIGPLEWIYNQSTVIPSLVLVETWQWTPLVMLIVLGGLAAVPREPYESAEIDGANAWQKFRYLTMPMIAPFLMIAVIIRSIDAVKSFDIIYAMTQGGPGTASETINIYLYNTAFAYYDIGYGSAMAVMFFIVIVALSFVLLMVRARTQWNEMEDR comes from the coding sequence ATGGTGTCCGTCAGCATCGAAAACACAACAAAAACGACGAAACTCGTCAGAAGGAGCAAGCCCACGCGGCTTGCTCCCAACTACTGGCCTTTCGTCATTCCCGCTCTCATCGTCATCGCCGCCGTTATCGTTTTTCCCTGGGTCTTCACCCTGTGGATGAGCGCACAGCGCTGGACGCTGGGGCAGGAACAGAGCTTCATCGGTTTCGACAACTACATCCGTCTGGCAAGCGATGCGCGGTTCTGGGAATCGCTCTGGCATACGCTGGTCTACACGACGCTGTCGGTTGTCGCGCCCTTGTTTCTTGGTACGCTTGCGGCTTTGCTATTCGATGCACAATTTCCGCTGCGCGGCTTTCTGCGCGGCGTCTTCGTCATGCCGATGATGGCAACTCCGGTTGCCATCGCGCTCGTCTGGACCATGATGTTCCACCCGCAGCTGGGCGTGCTGAACTATCTGCTATCCTTTATTGGCATCGGCCCGCTGGAATGGATTTACAATCAGTCCACCGTTATCCCGTCGCTGGTCTTGGTGGAAACATGGCAGTGGACGCCGCTCGTCATGCTCATCGTTCTCGGAGGCCTCGCGGCCGTGCCGCGTGAGCCCTACGAAAGCGCCGAGATCGACGGCGCAAACGCCTGGCAGAAGTTCCGTTATCTGACCATGCCGATGATTGCCCCCTTCCTGATGATTGCCGTCATCATCCGCTCCATCGATGCCGTCAAAAGCTTCGATATCATCTACGCGATGACGCAGGGCGGGCCGGGCACGGCGTCTGAGACGATCAACATCTATCTCTACAACACCGCCTTTGCCTATTATGACATCGGCTATGGCTCAGCCATGGCTGTCATGTTCTTCATCGTCATCGTCGCACTCTCCTTCGTGCTTTTGATGGTCCGCGCCCGCACACAATGGAACGAGATGGAGGACCGCTGA
- a CDS encoding ABC transporter substrate-binding protein — protein sequence MTHSLLNPTRRGFMAGTAAIAGTAAFGIRPASAAVDWKKHAGTTLEVNLVKSPRSETLLKYIKEFEDLTGIKVNAEATPEQQQRQKVVIELSSGRPSFDVVHLSYHVQKRQFEKGKWLADISGFLKDSSLTDPSLVESDFAEAGMQFAKDSDGVLRSLPFSVDYWILYWNKELFEAKGLKYPQTFEELVTAAETLTDPSTNTYGFVARGLKNANTPVWTSLMLGYGATPIVNGKIDTTTKEAVDAATLYQRLMTKAAPPGVSGFNWAEAQSAFLQGKIGMWLDGVGFAPPIENPEKSRVVGKAGYGVMPKGPAQQAAGTFGDGLGVVEASQKKEAAYLFCQWAISHEMGARLLQAGAGVPFRQSILEDPKVREGVKMPAEWLDAVVGSGKVSKLALPVIIPVTEFRDIYGVGLTNMIGGADPAAELKKATEQFTPVLARSEG from the coding sequence ATGACACATTCACTGCTCAACCCCACACGCCGTGGGTTCATGGCCGGAACAGCCGCCATTGCGGGCACTGCCGCATTCGGCATTCGCCCGGCCTCTGCTGCGGTCGACTGGAAAAAGCACGCTGGCACGACGCTGGAAGTCAATCTCGTCAAAAGCCCGCGCAGCGAAACGTTGTTGAAATACATCAAGGAATTCGAAGACCTGACCGGCATCAAGGTCAATGCCGAGGCGACGCCTGAACAGCAGCAGCGCCAGAAGGTCGTGATCGAGCTGTCCTCCGGCAGACCAAGCTTCGACGTGGTTCACCTGAGCTACCACGTTCAGAAGCGTCAGTTCGAAAAGGGTAAGTGGCTGGCCGATATCAGCGGCTTCCTGAAGGACTCCTCGCTGACCGATCCATCGCTTGTCGAAAGCGATTTCGCCGAAGCGGGTATGCAGTTTGCCAAGGATAGCGACGGCGTTCTGCGCTCCCTGCCCTTCTCGGTGGATTACTGGATCCTCTACTGGAACAAGGAACTCTTCGAAGCCAAGGGTCTGAAATACCCGCAGACTTTCGAAGAACTCGTCACTGCCGCAGAAACCCTGACCGATCCATCGACCAATACCTACGGCTTTGTTGCGCGTGGCCTCAAGAACGCCAACACGCCGGTCTGGACCTCGCTGATGCTGGGTTACGGCGCAACGCCGATCGTAAATGGCAAAATCGATACCACGACCAAGGAAGCAGTCGACGCGGCAACGCTTTACCAGCGCCTGATGACCAAGGCGGCACCTCCCGGTGTTTCCGGCTTCAACTGGGCTGAAGCACAATCCGCCTTCCTTCAGGGCAAGATCGGCATGTGGCTGGATGGCGTCGGCTTTGCACCGCCTATCGAAAATCCGGAAAAGTCCCGCGTCGTCGGCAAGGCAGGCTATGGCGTCATGCCAAAGGGCCCGGCCCAGCAGGCAGCTGGCACATTCGGTGATGGCCTCGGTGTTGTCGAGGCCAGCCAGAAGAAGGAAGCCGCGTACCTGTTCTGCCAGTGGGCGATTTCCCACGAAATGGGTGCACGCCTGTTGCAGGCCGGTGCAGGCGTTCCGTTCCGCCAGTCCATTCTGGAAGACCCCAAGGTGCGCGAAGGCGTGAAAATGCCCGCGGAGTGGCTGGATGCCGTCGTCGGTTCCGGCAAGGTTTCCAAGCTGGCACTGCCCGTCATCATCCCCGTCACGGAGTTCCGTGACATATACGGCGTTGGCCTCACCAATATGATCGGTGGCGCAGATCCGGCGGCGGAACTCAAGAAAGCAACCGAGCAGTTCACACCTGTTCTGGCCCGCAGCGAGGGATAA
- a CDS encoding GntR family transcriptional regulator: MDETGEQTTLREKAYESFTHHLLARDVRPGQFISQRRLVELTGLPLGAIREAIPRLEADGLIITVPQRGLQVAHIDINLIREAFQFRIFLEKEAVAIFTRTASDETIAEMIGNHRDIAEAASSGKSSPELDAQAQAIDWGMHDAFIDSLGNSIISNAYRVNSIKMRLINQERFRIAGHVKSVMAEHLTILEAVERRAPEEAAERLVAHIRNARDRALAV, from the coding sequence ATGGATGAGACCGGCGAACAGACGACGTTGCGGGAAAAGGCGTATGAAAGTTTTACGCACCACCTTCTCGCGCGCGACGTTCGCCCCGGCCAGTTCATCTCGCAGCGTCGGCTGGTGGAACTGACTGGATTGCCGCTTGGCGCAATCCGTGAGGCCATCCCACGGCTGGAAGCGGACGGGTTGATCATAACGGTGCCGCAACGTGGTCTTCAGGTTGCGCATATCGACATCAACCTCATCCGTGAAGCATTCCAGTTTCGTATTTTTCTGGAAAAGGAAGCGGTTGCGATTTTCACGCGCACGGCTTCGGATGAAACGATAGCGGAGATGATAGGGAATCACCGGGACATTGCGGAGGCGGCCAGTTCGGGCAAAAGCTCGCCGGAACTGGATGCGCAGGCACAGGCAATCGACTGGGGCATGCATGATGCCTTTATTGACTCGTTGGGCAATTCCATCATTTCCAACGCCTACCGCGTCAATTCCATCAAGATGCGCCTGATCAATCAGGAACGTTTTCGCATTGCCGGCCACGTCAAATCCGTGATGGCGGAGCATCTGACCATTCTGGAAGCCGTCGAAAGACGCGCACCCGAGGAAGCCGCCGAAAGGCTGGTTGCCCACATTCGCAACGCGCGGGACAGGGCTCTGGCGGTTTAG
- a CDS encoding dihydrodipicolinate synthase family protein, producing the protein MTGKFGLSAALTTPFAQDGSIDTAALLAQAKRSIASGCNSVTLFGTTGEGSSIGARERTDILSAFLDAGFDTKNLVVGVLVDSAQDAADQAYDALKAGARNVLLAPPSYFKNVSDDGLFEWFSAVFNQLGSNARDILVYNIPSVTMVALSVELIGRLRQAFPGIVTGVKDSSGDWPYTQRLLAEHGDLIILIGDERHLAQGVRLGGQGAISGCANFLPAEIRAMAVDGIDDTRVQDLVGELLKYPVTPAVKVLVSHVTGEPIWHSVRAPLVSISAGNRKKIEAAFESLFRSKAA; encoded by the coding sequence TTGACTGGGAAATTCGGCCTTTCGGCAGCACTAACGACACCCTTTGCGCAGGATGGCAGCATCGATACCGCAGCCCTGCTCGCACAGGCCAAGCGCTCGATTGCCTCAGGCTGCAACAGCGTCACCCTTTTCGGCACCACGGGCGAAGGCAGTTCCATCGGCGCCCGCGAACGCACGGACATCCTCTCGGCTTTTCTGGACGCGGGCTTCGATACGAAAAATCTGGTCGTCGGTGTTCTGGTGGATTCCGCGCAGGACGCAGCTGATCAGGCCTATGACGCGCTGAAGGCCGGTGCTCGCAATGTTCTTTTGGCACCCCCGTCCTATTTCAAGAATGTCAGCGATGACGGCCTGTTTGAATGGTTCTCGGCGGTCTTTAACCAATTGGGCAGCAATGCCCGCGACATTCTGGTCTACAACATCCCCTCCGTAACCATGGTCGCGCTCTCCGTCGAGCTCATTGGCCGGTTGCGTCAGGCGTTTCCCGGCATCGTCACCGGCGTCAAGGATTCGTCCGGCGACTGGCCCTACACTCAACGCCTTCTGGCAGAGCATGGCGACCTCATCATCCTCATCGGTGACGAGCGGCATCTGGCGCAGGGCGTGCGCCTTGGCGGTCAAGGCGCTATCTCGGGCTGCGCGAACTTTCTTCCTGCGGAAATCCGCGCCATGGCTGTCGATGGCATCGACGACACGCGCGTACAGGACCTCGTAGGCGAATTGCTGAAATATCCCGTCACGCCAGCCGTCAAGGTTCTCGTGTCGCATGTCACGGGTGAGCCGATCTGGCATTCCGTTCGTGCACCGCTTGTTTCCATTTCCGCTGGAAATCGTAAAAAGATCGAAGCGGCCTTCGAGTCGCTGTTCAGAAGCAAGGCGGCTTGA
- a CDS encoding DNA translocase FtsK — protein MVPLTAGQRAVIGHNADQIAANAIEGRDEMPLWQNAFTLGPNVRFTRTPQNIVAGKQGAKGEDEAVAPVVAETIPATEEQPVVTSAPVERRIAKPAVLPQPPGAIGALALTYRLRRELALKQQTETSPAQDVGVDTVAQVPVDAPVAEQIDVACFPTDQQGDVAASLTVPAFADVLSDEMFWEAMSLDVGSAILPPSQPLRLAELVRVKAQRVAAVATLAPAPQAVAPKPLPRAVQIVRQPPPVVEKPAFARIEGSAVSLYRQVDIKTARQLDTDVVEPVQAEAPVEQPVTAAVVPATQAPEPAPSVETRREMRTVARNNQPMFLEAPVFSDGEYEYPPIDLLQKPQVLQTTTMTPEALEQSAGLLESVLEDFGIKGEIIDVRPGPVVTLYEFEPAPGVKSSRVIGLSDDIARSMSALSARVAVVPGRNVIGIELPNPVRETVYFRELIESPDYAETRMKLALCLGKTIGGEPVVAELAKMPHLLVAGTTGSGKSVAINTMILSLLYRLKPEECRLIMVDPKMLELSVYDGIPHLLTPVVTDPKKAVMALKWAVREMEDRYRKMSRLGVRNIDGYNARAASARAKGETVMCNVQTGFDRATGEAVYEQEEMDLTAMPYIVVIVDEMADLMMVAGKEIEGAIQRLAQMARAAGIHLIMATQRPSVDVITGTIKANFPTRISFQVTSKIDSRTILGEQGAEHLLGQGDMLHMVGGGRIARVHGPFVSDEEVEKVVAHLKTQGRPEYLGTVTEDADEVDDSEEEDSAVFDKTAMAEDDTADLYEKAVKVVLRDKKCSTSYIQRRLSIGYNRAASLVERMEQEGIVGPANHVGKRSIIVGEREMCEVPGAAD, from the coding sequence ATGGTTCCACTGACCGCCGGACAGCGTGCGGTTATAGGACACAATGCCGATCAGATCGCCGCCAACGCTATTGAAGGACGTGATGAAATGCCGCTTTGGCAAAATGCCTTCACGCTCGGCCCCAATGTGCGTTTCACGCGCACGCCGCAAAATATCGTCGCCGGAAAGCAGGGCGCCAAGGGTGAAGATGAAGCCGTAGCGCCGGTCGTGGCCGAAACTATTCCTGCCACAGAGGAACAGCCGGTCGTGACATCTGCGCCGGTCGAGCGCCGCATCGCCAAGCCTGCGGTTCTGCCCCAGCCGCCGGGGGCCATAGGCGCACTTGCGCTGACCTACCGTCTTCGTCGCGAACTGGCGCTGAAGCAACAGACTGAGACATCTCCCGCTCAAGACGTTGGTGTCGATACTGTCGCGCAGGTTCCGGTAGACGCTCCCGTCGCAGAGCAGATCGATGTGGCCTGTTTTCCGACGGACCAGCAGGGTGATGTTGCGGCTTCGCTCACTGTTCCCGCTTTTGCCGACGTGCTGTCGGATGAGATGTTCTGGGAGGCCATGAGCCTCGATGTCGGCAGCGCCATTCTTCCACCCTCTCAGCCGCTTCGGCTGGCTGAACTGGTGCGCGTGAAAGCACAGCGTGTCGCTGCCGTTGCCACACTGGCTCCGGCTCCCCAGGCCGTAGCGCCCAAGCCATTGCCGCGCGCCGTGCAGATCGTCCGCCAGCCGCCGCCGGTTGTCGAAAAACCTGCTTTTGCAAGGATCGAGGGCTCGGCTGTCTCGCTTTACCGTCAGGTCGATATCAAAACCGCTCGTCAGCTTGATACGGATGTGGTTGAACCGGTCCAGGCCGAAGCGCCCGTGGAACAGCCGGTGACTGCTGCCGTCGTTCCTGCAACGCAGGCTCCAGAGCCAGCTCCATCGGTCGAAACGCGCCGCGAAATGCGCACCGTCGCCCGCAACAACCAACCCATGTTCCTCGAAGCGCCTGTCTTCAGCGATGGTGAATACGAATATCCGCCCATCGACCTGCTACAAAAGCCGCAGGTGCTGCAAACCACGACGATGACGCCCGAAGCGTTGGAGCAGAGCGCCGGACTTCTGGAAAGCGTGCTGGAAGACTTCGGCATCAAGGGCGAGATTATCGATGTGCGCCCTGGTCCGGTGGTAACGCTCTATGAATTCGAGCCTGCACCGGGTGTCAAATCCTCCCGCGTTATCGGCCTTTCAGACGATATTGCCCGCTCCATGTCTGCGCTGTCGGCCCGCGTGGCCGTGGTGCCCGGTCGTAATGTCATCGGTATTGAATTGCCCAATCCGGTTCGTGAGACGGTCTACTTCCGCGAACTGATCGAGTCACCGGACTATGCCGAGACACGCATGAAGCTTGCTCTGTGCCTTGGCAAGACCATCGGTGGTGAGCCTGTCGTGGCGGAACTCGCCAAGATGCCGCATCTTCTGGTCGCCGGTACCACTGGTTCCGGCAAGTCCGTCGCCATCAACACGATGATCCTGTCGCTGCTCTACCGTTTGAAGCCGGAAGAGTGCCGCCTGATCATGGTCGATCCCAAGATGCTGGAACTGTCTGTCTATGACGGCATTCCGCACCTGCTGACTCCTGTCGTGACCGACCCGAAGAAGGCCGTGATGGCGCTGAAGTGGGCCGTGCGTGAAATGGAAGACCGCTATCGCAAGATGTCGCGTCTGGGTGTGCGCAATATCGACGGCTACAATGCCCGCGCCGCTTCCGCCCGTGCCAAGGGCGAGACGGTCATGTGCAACGTGCAGACAGGGTTCGACCGCGCAACGGGTGAGGCCGTGTACGAGCAGGAGGAAATGGACCTCACGGCCATGCCTTACATCGTCGTCATCGTCGATGAAATGGCCGACCTGATGATGGTTGCTGGCAAGGAAATCGAAGGCGCGATCCAGCGTCTGGCGCAGATGGCGCGTGCTGCCGGTATTCACCTGATCATGGCGACGCAACGCCCATCGGTCGACGTCATCACCGGCACCATTAAGGCCAACTTCCCGACGCGTATCTCCTTCCAGGTCACTTCCAAGATCGACAGCCGCACCATTCTGGGTGAACAGGGTGCCGAGCATCTGCTGGGGCAGGGCGATATGCTTCACATGGTCGGTGGCGGACGCATTGCGCGTGTCCACGGACCGTTCGTCTCAGACGAGGAAGTCGAAAAGGTCGTTGCGCATCTGAAGACGCAGGGCCGCCCGGAATATTTGGGCACGGTTACCGAAGATGCGGACGAGGTTGATGACAGCGAGGAAGAAGACAGCGCCGTCTTCGACAAAACCGCCATGGCCGAAGACGATACGGCTGATCTCTACGAAAAAGCAGTGAAGGTCGTGCTGCGCGACAAGAAGTGCTCGACGTCTTACATCCAGCGCCGTCTGTCTATCGGCTACAATCGCGCAGCTTCGCTGGTTGAGCGCATGGAGCAGGAGGGGATCGTCGGTCCCGCTAACCACGTCGGCAAACGGTCCATCATTGTGGGCGAGCGCGAGATGTGCGAAGTGCCGGGCGCGGCAGATTGA